One Pullulanibacillus sp. KACC 23026 DNA segment encodes these proteins:
- a CDS encoding heavy metal translocating P-type ATPase, translated as MSKEEVQLGIIGMTCAACAASIEKGLNEMEGVQAHVNLVLELANITIHDNKASPEEIIERIRKLGYDVRSEKREFDIRGMTCAACSARIEKVLTRTPGVNQAIINLATESGSVSYWPDVLSVEEIVERVKKLGYEAVPQSDDADQAGYKEKEYLEKRRTFILAALLSLPFIYMMLVKSGFLPMPGLLADGWLQWILATFVQFYIGGPFYISAYRAILNRSANMDVLVVLGTSVSYLYSLYQLIRSMTDPTFVPHLYFETSVLIITLILLGKLLEMRAKGRTTQAIKSLLNLQAKEAIVLRNGREEQIPVEAIKIGEVLLVRPGEKIPVDGSVIEGYSSVDESMITGESFPVEKKKGDAVIGATINKNGTLTMKAERVGKDTALSGIVKIVKEAQGSKAPIQRLADVISSIFVPVVILIALLTFLIWIKWASPGNWSQALDAATAVLVIACPCALGLATPTSIMVGSGKAAELGILFKGGEYLETAHHLNVLVFDKTGTITKGKPAVTDFINLSVRSDQDLLSLVVAAEKGSEHTLAQAIVEFGKSKWVMVKKATQFERLPGYGIIARIDGIELVVGSVRLLEAHAIDMESHAAVLKVLEKSGKTVVLIAFDGKLQGIMAVADTVKETSKEAIRSLKKMGLDVYMVTGDNRGTAEAIAAEVGIEHCLAEVLPEEKAAKVKALQAMGKRVGMVGDGINDAPALAEADIGIAIGTGSDVAIEASDVTLLGGDLLHLVKVIELSRKTLANIRQNLFWALIFNSVGIPIAAFGLLEPWLAGAAMAFSSVSVVINALRLKRVPL; from the coding sequence ATGTCCAAAGAAGAAGTGCAACTAGGGATCATCGGTATGACGTGTGCAGCCTGTGCGGCAAGTATCGAAAAAGGGTTAAACGAGATGGAGGGCGTTCAAGCTCATGTCAACCTTGTACTTGAACTAGCGAACATCACCATACATGACAATAAAGCTTCACCAGAAGAGATCATCGAGCGGATTCGAAAATTGGGCTATGATGTTCGATCTGAAAAACGGGAATTTGATATTAGAGGGATGACTTGTGCGGCCTGTTCAGCACGAATCGAGAAGGTGTTAACGAGAACACCTGGAGTCAATCAAGCCATTATTAATCTTGCGACGGAATCAGGGAGTGTTTCCTATTGGCCAGATGTCCTCTCTGTTGAGGAGATTGTGGAGCGGGTGAAGAAATTAGGCTATGAGGCTGTACCGCAAAGCGATGATGCCGATCAAGCAGGATATAAGGAAAAAGAATATCTAGAAAAACGTCGTACTTTTATTCTCGCTGCTCTCCTTTCCTTGCCTTTTATTTATATGATGTTGGTCAAATCAGGGTTTCTTCCTATGCCAGGACTTTTGGCGGACGGGTGGCTTCAATGGATCCTGGCAACATTTGTTCAGTTTTATATCGGTGGCCCTTTTTATATAAGTGCTTATCGAGCCATCTTGAACAGGAGCGCCAATATGGATGTTTTGGTGGTGTTAGGGACTTCGGTCTCCTATCTGTACAGCCTTTATCAACTGATTCGCTCCATGACGGATCCGACGTTTGTACCTCATCTTTATTTTGAAACCAGTGTGTTAATTATCACATTGATCCTATTGGGGAAATTATTAGAGATGAGAGCAAAAGGACGAACGACACAAGCCATCAAATCACTTTTAAATTTACAAGCGAAAGAAGCAATTGTTCTGCGCAATGGGAGAGAAGAACAAATACCTGTTGAGGCCATTAAAATAGGAGAGGTATTACTGGTTCGTCCAGGTGAAAAAATTCCTGTGGATGGATCCGTAATTGAAGGCTATTCTTCTGTGGATGAATCGATGATAACGGGAGAATCCTTCCCTGTTGAAAAAAAGAAAGGGGATGCTGTTATAGGAGCCACTATCAATAAAAACGGGACTCTAACAATGAAAGCGGAAAGGGTAGGAAAGGACACCGCTCTCTCTGGGATTGTCAAAATTGTGAAGGAAGCACAAGGCTCTAAAGCTCCCATTCAGCGCTTGGCCGATGTCATATCGTCTATCTTCGTCCCTGTTGTTATTCTCATCGCTTTGTTGACTTTTCTAATCTGGATAAAGTGGGCTTCTCCAGGGAATTGGTCGCAGGCGCTTGATGCCGCTACGGCAGTTCTTGTTATTGCCTGTCCCTGTGCCCTCGGGCTCGCTACACCCACCTCGATAATGGTGGGATCAGGTAAGGCAGCGGAATTAGGCATCCTTTTTAAAGGTGGCGAATATCTTGAAACGGCTCACCATCTCAATGTTCTTGTATTTGATAAAACAGGGACCATTACTAAAGGGAAACCAGCGGTCACCGATTTTATTAATTTAAGTGTGCGATCTGATCAAGACCTTCTTTCGTTGGTTGTAGCTGCCGAAAAAGGGTCCGAGCATACCCTTGCTCAGGCTATTGTTGAATTTGGAAAATCAAAGTGGGTAATGGTAAAGAAAGCCACCCAATTTGAGAGGCTCCCAGGGTATGGGATTATAGCTAGGATTGATGGTATTGAATTAGTGGTCGGATCGGTAAGATTGCTAGAAGCACACGCTATTGACATGGAGTCTCATGCAGCTGTCTTGAAGGTTTTGGAAAAGTCAGGGAAGACAGTGGTTCTGATTGCTTTTGATGGAAAGCTACAGGGAATTATGGCGGTTGCCGATACGGTCAAAGAAACGTCAAAGGAGGCGATTCGTTCTTTAAAGAAGATGGGCCTTGACGTTTATATGGTAACAGGTGACAACCGCGGGACAGCGGAGGCTATTGCCGCTGAAGTAGGGATTGAACATTGTTTGGCGGAGGTTCTGCCAGAAGAAAAAGCGGCAAAAGTAAAAGCGCTTCAGGCCATGGGAAAAAGAGTCGGTATGGTGGGGGATGGGATTAACGATGCACCGGCACTTGCCGAAGCGGATATTGGAATCGCGATCGGTACGGGATCGGATGTCGCGATTGAAGCGTCTGATGTGACATTGCTTGGTGGCGATTTACTTCATCTTGTAAAGGTTATTGAATTAAGTCGCAAAACTCTAGCGAACATAAGGCAAAATCTATTTTGGGCGCTTATATTTAACTCAGTCGGAATTCCCATTGCTGCCTTTGGACTGCTTGAACCTTGGTTAGCGGGCGCAGCCATGGCGTTTAGCTCAGTTTCAGTGGTAATCAACGCATTGAGACTTAAACGAGTTCCACTATAA
- a CDS encoding CBO0543 family protein, translated as MHVAIALLTLLASLKWADWKNWRTYHASMFFIATGGLLYEFMVKDYSLWKFHPDILYGKEMVVIIYALITMPVSILIFLSHFPEKWSERVFYILIWSGIYIVVEWVMMIFGRISYSQGWHIWFSFLFDIIMFSIIALHQRYPFWAYLLSVGFVALLIKMFKVPFNF; from the coding sequence ATGCATGTGGCGATTGCTCTATTGACATTGCTTGCCTCACTTAAATGGGCAGATTGGAAAAATTGGAGAACCTATCATGCCAGTATGTTTTTTATTGCAACGGGTGGATTGCTTTATGAATTCATGGTCAAAGACTATTCTTTATGGAAGTTCCATCCCGATATTCTATATGGTAAAGAAATGGTTGTCATTATTTATGCGCTCATAACGATGCCTGTCAGTATCCTCATTTTTCTTTCGCACTTTCCTGAAAAGTGGTCAGAACGTGTCTTTTACATTCTGATTTGGTCGGGTATTTATATTGTAGTAGAATGGGTCATGATGATATTTGGAAGAATTTCCTATTCTCAAGGGTGGCATATTTGGTTCTCGTTCTTATTTGATATTATTATGTTTTCTATCATTGCCTTGCATCAGCGCTACCCTTTTTGGGCTTATCTATTATCAGTTGGGTTTGTTGCTCTGTTAATCAAGATGTTCAAAGTCCCTTTTAACTTCTAA
- a CDS encoding copper resistance protein CopC, translating into MRRNRRGISICFALLISMVCWFGQVFQASAHAELVTSNPVDGSSVEGPVSIVFLTFGEGVKHFNSMSIKDDSGHTYKVKNYDYNGEKVVVNLAAPIKSGKITMNWVALSEDGHNSPGELSFTVGSDSSAKSAQSSKAVQAPVQHNNTMITVALVILLIIILIGFVFLLKRNKK; encoded by the coding sequence ATGCGTAGGAACAGAAGAGGGATAAGCATCTGTTTTGCTCTGTTAATTAGTATGGTTTGCTGGTTCGGACAAGTGTTTCAGGCTTCTGCTCATGCCGAGCTCGTCACAAGTAATCCTGTTGATGGATCAAGTGTTGAGGGACCAGTCTCCATCGTTTTTTTAACTTTTGGTGAAGGTGTTAAGCATTTTAACAGCATGTCGATCAAAGATGACTCCGGGCATACTTACAAGGTCAAGAACTACGACTATAATGGTGAGAAAGTCGTGGTCAATCTTGCTGCTCCTATTAAAAGCGGAAAGATCACCATGAATTGGGTGGCTTTAAGTGAGGATGGGCATAACTCTCCAGGGGAACTATCGTTTACAGTTGGAAGTGATTCATCAGCCAAGTCCGCCCAATCAAGTAAGGCTGTCCAGGCTCCTGTACAACACAATAACACCATGATCACCGTCGCACTCGTTATACTGCTTATCATCATACTTATTGGCTTTGTTTTCTTACTAAAAAGAAATAAAAAGTAA
- a CDS encoding efflux RND transporter permease subunit: MRSFINFNLRNKFALLLMTLIVIVGGLYSGLHMKMETIPNINIPLITIVTTDPGATPQQLSDDVTDPLTNAVKNLDGVDTVSSSSSQNASSIQIEYKFNKDMDKALTEVKDAISGVTLPEGVDAPKVSRLSFNEVPVITLSVTGKGIDMDALTKRVENDLSPTLQGLEGVSSVQLSGQQSQEVQLKFKDGKLNKYGLTANTVEQVIQGSNVNLPLGLYTLNGTQKSIVINGNIQSLNDLKNLRIPYTPQLPASMGQANGVSGQSAYPNGAGAANSSQGQMSGTNSQGMGTTTPSQGQTSGTASQGTGTTAVQQGATASQISKLPTVQLKDLADFKVVNKVDSISKTNGKESISLQIVKSPDANTVDVVNTVKNQIKQFKKDYKDVSILSTYDQGQPIVDSVHTMLSKAVFGALFAMIIILIFLRNIRTTLISVVSIPLSILIALLILKQMTITLNLMTLGAMTVAIGRVVDDSIVVIENIYRRIGLEGEELKGRELIRAATQEMFRPIASSTIVTIAVFLPMGFVTGMVGQLFMPFALTIVFSLLSSLLVAVTVVPAMAHSLLGKGLKRVRTDRHEGPNALARFYKSVLNWALNHKWLTSGIAILLLIGSIALVPRIGMSFLPSQEQNMVIETYNPDPSMTLGDVKKVAAKAENYFEGRKGVKTIQYSLGGGGNPMDPTASNQALFYVEYKDNFTNFSHEQEQVLKDLKAQTAKGEWASQDFSSTGSTNQMTVNIYGDTMDQLKPIVSDVEKIMKKQPQLEQVDSSLSNSYQEYRFVANQNKLSQYGLTATQVGMALQKPSDPSTLTTVKLKGKDVKVYVQVKAQNYKDVQDMLNQKVPSATGKDVQVGDVMTTKKGTTADTITKENGQIMVSVSGKVKGNDVSKVSKNVQTALDKLHLPSGASVSMGGVTEDMNDSFSQLGLAMLAAIAIVYLILVITFGGALAPLAILFSLPFTIIGGLTGLWIAGESLSISAMIGALMLIGIVVTNAIVLIDRVIHKEREGLSTREALLEAGVTRLRPILMTAIATIFALLPLALGYENSGFISKGLGITVIGGLASSTLLTLLIVPIVYEALSKLKRRDGSPVS; encoded by the coding sequence ATGAGATCGTTTATAAACTTTAACTTAAGAAATAAATTTGCCTTGTTATTAATGACCCTTATTGTCATTGTTGGAGGTTTGTATTCCGGTTTACATATGAAGATGGAAACGATCCCGAATATTAACATTCCTTTAATCACGATTGTGACAACAGATCCCGGGGCAACCCCTCAGCAATTATCAGATGACGTAACGGACCCATTGACAAATGCAGTTAAAAATCTAGATGGTGTGGATACAGTCAGTTCATCCTCTTCACAAAATGCATCATCCATACAGATCGAATATAAGTTTAATAAAGATATGGATAAGGCCTTAACAGAAGTAAAGGATGCCATATCAGGGGTGACATTGCCGGAGGGGGTCGACGCTCCAAAAGTTTCTCGTTTAAGTTTTAATGAAGTGCCGGTTATTACGTTGAGTGTTACAGGGAAAGGGATTGATATGGATGCCTTAACAAAACGGGTTGAAAATGACCTGTCCCCGACTTTGCAAGGATTAGAGGGCGTCTCCTCTGTTCAACTATCAGGTCAGCAATCCCAAGAAGTTCAGCTCAAGTTTAAGGACGGAAAGCTTAACAAATATGGGTTAACTGCAAATACGGTAGAGCAGGTTATTCAAGGTTCCAATGTAAATCTTCCGCTTGGATTGTATACATTAAATGGAACACAGAAATCCATTGTCATTAACGGCAACATTCAATCGCTCAATGATCTCAAGAACCTGAGGATTCCTTATACCCCACAATTGCCCGCAAGCATGGGGCAGGCAAACGGAGTGTCTGGGCAAAGCGCTTATCCAAATGGTGCGGGGGCCGCAAATTCAAGCCAAGGACAAATGAGCGGGACGAACTCTCAAGGAATGGGGACAACAACGCCTAGTCAAGGACAGACAAGTGGCACAGCCTCTCAAGGAACGGGCACCACTGCTGTACAACAGGGGGCAACTGCTTCTCAAATCAGTAAGCTGCCTACTGTACAGCTTAAAGATCTTGCTGATTTTAAAGTGGTCAACAAGGTTGATTCCATTTCTAAAACGAATGGGAAGGAATCGATCAGTCTTCAGATCGTCAAATCTCCAGATGCAAACACGGTTGATGTGGTGAATACCGTTAAAAATCAAATTAAACAGTTTAAGAAAGATTATAAAGATGTTTCCATTCTGTCAACCTATGATCAAGGTCAGCCAATTGTTGACTCTGTTCATACAATGCTGAGCAAAGCGGTTTTTGGTGCCTTGTTCGCTATGATCATCATTTTAATTTTCTTAAGAAACATAAGAACGACCTTAATCTCAGTTGTTTCGATTCCGCTGTCCATACTGATTGCTTTACTGATTCTCAAACAAATGACTATCACTCTAAACCTTATGACACTTGGAGCCATGACAGTTGCGATAGGACGTGTGGTCGATGATTCGATTGTTGTCATTGAGAATATTTACCGTCGAATTGGTCTAGAAGGTGAGGAATTAAAGGGTAGGGAGCTGATTCGTGCTGCTACCCAAGAGATGTTTCGGCCAATTGCTTCTTCCACAATTGTGACCATTGCCGTCTTTTTACCGATGGGCTTTGTCACAGGAATGGTTGGTCAACTCTTTATGCCTTTTGCTTTGACGATTGTCTTTTCTCTTTTATCCTCACTGTTGGTGGCGGTAACGGTGGTTCCGGCTATGGCACATAGTCTTTTAGGCAAAGGGCTTAAGCGAGTGAGAACTGATCGTCATGAAGGGCCTAATGCCTTAGCCAGATTTTATAAAAGCGTGCTTAATTGGGCTCTCAATCACAAATGGCTTACATCAGGAATTGCCATCCTCTTACTAATTGGAAGTATTGCCCTCGTTCCACGTATCGGAATGAGCTTCTTACCAAGCCAGGAACAAAATATGGTGATTGAAACATACAACCCAGATCCAAGTATGACCTTAGGGGATGTCAAGAAAGTGGCAGCGAAGGCAGAAAACTACTTCGAGGGGCGAAAAGGGGTGAAAACGATTCAGTATTCATTAGGCGGAGGGGGAAACCCGATGGATCCAACCGCCTCTAACCAAGCCCTTTTTTATGTGGAGTATAAAGATAACTTTACAAACTTCTCACATGAGCAGGAGCAAGTGCTGAAAGATTTGAAGGCGCAAACTGCTAAAGGGGAATGGGCCTCACAGGATTTTTCATCAACAGGCAGCACGAATCAAATGACCGTCAATATTTATGGGGACACGATGGATCAACTCAAGCCTATTGTCTCTGACGTTGAAAAAATTATGAAGAAACAGCCACAGCTTGAACAAGTTGACTCAAGCCTTTCTAACTCTTATCAAGAATATAGATTTGTCGCGAATCAAAACAAACTCAGTCAATATGGGCTGACTGCGACACAAGTGGGCATGGCTTTGCAGAAGCCAAGTGATCCGTCCACACTGACGACTGTTAAATTAAAGGGAAAGGACGTTAAGGTCTACGTTCAAGTTAAGGCTCAAAATTATAAAGATGTTCAAGATATGCTGAATCAAAAGGTGCCATCTGCCACTGGGAAGGATGTTCAAGTAGGAGATGTCATGACGACCAAAAAAGGGACAACAGCCGATACCATAACTAAAGAAAACGGACAAATTATGGTGAGTGTTTCCGGAAAGGTAAAAGGGAATGACGTGTCCAAGGTCTCGAAGAATGTCCAGACAGCTCTAGACAAGCTCCATCTTCCATCAGGAGCAAGTGTTTCAATGGGCGGTGTGACGGAGGATATGAACGATTCCTTCTCACAGCTTGGACTCGCTATGCTTGCGGCTATTGCCATTGTTTATTTAATACTGGTCATCACATTTGGCGGTGCGCTTGCCCCATTGGCTATATTGTTCTCCCTCCCATTTACGATTATTGGGGGCCTTACTGGGCTTTGGATTGCAGGCGAATCCTTAAGTATATCGGCTATGATCGGAGCTCTTATGTTAATCGGAATTGTGGTCACCAATGCTATCGTGCTGATTGACCGCGTGATTCACAAAGAAAGGGAAGGTTTGTCAACTCGAGAAGCCTTACTTGAGGCAGGGGTAACCCGTCTTCGCCCTATATTAATGACGGCTATCGCGACCATCTTCGCCCTTTTGCCGCTTGCCCTTGGATACGAAAACAGTGGATTCATCAGTAAAGGATTAGGCATCACCGTTATCGGCGGCCTTGCCAGTTCAACCCTACTCACCCTCCTCATTGTCCCAATCGTCTATGAGGCCCTGAGCAAACTGAAACGCAGGGACGGTTCTCCCGTTTCATAA
- a CDS encoding PAS domain S-box protein → MGFTLPLEEKELFLNAFHHAPIGEAIVDLDGRFLKLNRALCDMLGYSEDEMLKLTFQELTYPDDLDRHLIYFRQALRRKMGDFYLEKRYIHKRGHIVWGSIRYSLVSNEADEPMFFKAQIRNVTEQKRVEQALEESYQQFRRLADQHPDPMLVTCKGKIMYINKAALHITGYSNILEEDVRRFVHPQDYQKLVGIEADAAATQKERKSADLRVLCKDGHYIEVEVSATEILYAGEQCVQSVLHDITHLKESEKKSAEMLRYPDRLYALGELAAGIAHEIRNPLASIQGFIQLFQKELIGHAYYPYLKVIADEVTRINDIVGEFLLLSKSDNSTFQPLSIQVILEQVIHFLTPQANLVSVEIIPKFETKDVTVLCNMVKLKQVFINLIKNSIEAMPSGGAVTIKMSFIKGFVKITVEDQGCGIPEPLLTKIGKPFFTTKETGTGLGIMVTKNIIEHHNGTILFRSREGIGTAVEIDLPIYID, encoded by the coding sequence ATGGGGTTCACTTTACCATTAGAAGAGAAGGAATTGTTTCTGAACGCGTTTCATCATGCTCCTATTGGAGAAGCAATAGTGGATCTTGATGGCCGCTTTCTTAAACTAAATCGAGCGTTATGTGATATGCTCGGCTATTCGGAAGATGAAATGTTGAAATTGACTTTCCAAGAACTAACCTATCCCGATGATTTAGATCGACATTTGATTTACTTTAGACAAGCTTTACGAAGAAAAATGGGCGATTTCTATCTTGAAAAGCGCTATATTCACAAGAGGGGTCATATCGTCTGGGGGTCTATAAGGTACTCCTTAGTTAGTAATGAGGCGGATGAGCCGATGTTTTTTAAGGCCCAAATTCGCAATGTAACGGAGCAAAAACGAGTGGAGCAAGCTTTGGAAGAAAGCTATCAGCAATTTAGACGATTAGCGGACCAGCACCCCGATCCCATGCTTGTGACATGTAAGGGTAAAATTATGTACATTAATAAAGCGGCGCTTCATATAACGGGCTACTCTAATATTTTGGAAGAAGATGTACGTCGGTTTGTGCATCCGCAAGACTATCAAAAGTTAGTAGGGATTGAGGCTGACGCTGCTGCTACTCAGAAAGAGCGTAAGAGTGCTGACCTTCGAGTTCTCTGTAAGGACGGGCATTATATAGAAGTAGAGGTTTCCGCTACCGAAATTTTGTATGCCGGAGAACAATGTGTTCAATCCGTTCTCCATGATATCACACATTTGAAAGAATCCGAGAAAAAAAGTGCCGAGATGTTGCGCTATCCCGATCGCCTTTATGCTTTGGGGGAGCTCGCAGCCGGAATTGCACATGAGATTCGTAACCCATTGGCAAGCATTCAGGGATTTATCCAATTGTTTCAAAAAGAATTGATTGGACATGCTTATTATCCTTATTTAAAGGTGATCGCAGACGAAGTCACTCGAATCAATGACATTGTTGGGGAATTTTTGTTGCTCTCGAAGTCCGATAATTCAACATTCCAACCGCTCAGTATTCAAGTGATTTTAGAACAAGTGATCCACTTTCTCACACCGCAAGCCAATCTTGTTTCGGTTGAGATCATCCCTAAGTTTGAGACGAAAGACGTCACGGTGCTTTGTAATATGGTTAAGCTCAAACAAGTGTTTATTAATCTTATAAAAAATTCAATTGAGGCCATGCCTTCTGGCGGTGCTGTCACGATCAAGATGAGTTTTATTAAAGGTTTTGTCAAGATTACCGTGGAAGACCAAGGATGTGGGATTCCAGAGCCCCTTCTTACAAAAATCGGCAAGCCATTTTTTACAACTAAAGAAACAGGAACAGGCTTGGGGATCATGGTGACCAAAAACATTATTGAACATCATAATGGCACGATCCTGTTTAGAAGTCGTGAAGGTATTGGAACCGCTGTGGAGATTGATTTACCAATATATATAGATTAG
- a CDS encoding N-acetylmuramoyl-L-alanine amidase translates to MVMQATLRQNFLHFLFGLVLLFIPIVFFLNHENQTALAEAETHITVTAASLNVRTLPSIEGKIIQVVHRGDIFKVTDTQAGWDRIELISAETGWVKSDAVQPTLGETYTVIQSKVNGLNVHRSADLQSTIISHLSPGHDYKVMNQSGQLIEVQSPDGPGWVASQWVTQQLKQMDSAQKKASVTAAALTIRELPESSSQALGYLHKDDLVRIQSEQAGWAKIMTSTNIIGWISKSYLSFSANDKAKKNQSNGTTTSSTPTKSSNQTVQLAAPPSNKNVLKGKTIVLDPGHGGKDDGTTSVSGTPEKTLTLETAELVAQKLSLAGAHVVLTRTNDTYISLDKRVSISEAQNADAFISLHYNASPIPFVKGISSYYYTKNKDQELASDILDGVLSSTGLSSRGTRFDDLHVLRENTQPCTLIELGFVSNKSEDQAVETNRFRIEVADGVYNGLVTYFSSK, encoded by the coding sequence ATGGTTATGCAAGCAACACTTCGCCAAAACTTCTTACATTTTCTTTTCGGACTCGTCCTTTTATTTATTCCTATCGTGTTCTTTCTGAATCATGAGAACCAGACGGCCCTGGCTGAAGCCGAGACTCACATCACGGTCACCGCCGCTTCTTTAAATGTCCGCACACTCCCGTCAATTGAGGGAAAGATTATTCAGGTTGTCCATCGCGGGGATATCTTTAAAGTAACGGACACTCAGGCGGGATGGGACCGAATTGAGCTCATAAGTGCAGAAACGGGTTGGGTAAAAAGCGATGCCGTTCAGCCAACTCTTGGTGAGACATACACAGTGATCCAATCTAAGGTCAATGGACTGAACGTTCATCGTTCGGCTGATTTACAATCAACCATTATCTCGCATTTATCACCAGGACATGATTATAAAGTGATGAATCAAAGCGGACAACTTATTGAAGTTCAGTCTCCTGATGGACCTGGCTGGGTAGCTTCTCAATGGGTGACCCAACAACTCAAGCAGATGGATTCCGCTCAAAAAAAGGCCAGTGTCACTGCTGCGGCATTAACTATTCGTGAACTTCCAGAGTCGAGCAGCCAGGCTCTCGGCTATCTGCACAAAGACGACTTGGTGCGTATTCAATCAGAGCAAGCGGGTTGGGCAAAGATCATGACTTCGACTAACATTATTGGCTGGATATCCAAGTCTTATCTATCCTTTAGTGCAAATGATAAGGCGAAAAAGAATCAAAGTAATGGAACAACAACGAGTTCAACTCCAACCAAGAGTTCTAACCAAACCGTTCAGCTCGCCGCTCCCCCATCGAACAAGAATGTTTTGAAGGGTAAAACAATTGTTTTAGATCCTGGTCATGGCGGGAAGGATGATGGAACAACCAGTGTTTCCGGGACACCAGAGAAAACATTAACATTGGAAACCGCCGAGCTTGTTGCCCAGAAACTCTCTCTAGCTGGCGCACATGTCGTTCTTACACGAACCAACGATACCTATATTAGTCTCGATAAGCGTGTCAGCATTTCAGAAGCTCAGAATGCAGATGCCTTTATCAGCCTGCACTATAACGCTTCTCCGATTCCTTTTGTAAAGGGGATCTCAAGCTATTATTACACCAAGAATAAAGATCAGGAATTGGCCTCTGACATCTTAGACGGTGTTCTCTCTTCTACGGGTTTGAGCAGCCGCGGTACCCGTTTTGATGATTTGCATGTCCTTAGAGAAAATACCCAACCCTGCACCTTAATTGAATTAGGATTTGTCTCCAATAAAAGCGAAGATCAGGCAGTTGAAACCAATCGCTTCCGAATTGAGGTTGCTGATGGAGTCTATAATGGGCTCGTCACCTATTTCTCTTCTAAATAG
- a CDS encoding TrkA family potassium uptake protein: MSKKENPQFAVFGLGRFGGSLVTELSNHGVEVLAVDNDLEKVEEYAQIATHALQANTIEEHVLKSIGIRNFDYVIVSFGDNLQESILTTLLLKEMGVKKVWVKAQNDYHHRVLEKIGADRIIHPERDMAKRIAHHIVSDKILDFIELSNEFSIAEIRATTKVANHTLTELDTRAKFGCNIVAIKNPQQIIVSPSADQQIQEDDILVVIGHNKDIERFEKLGV, translated from the coding sequence GTGAGTAAAAAAGAAAATCCTCAATTTGCCGTATTCGGATTAGGACGTTTTGGCGGAAGCCTCGTTACCGAATTGTCTAACCATGGAGTCGAGGTATTAGCTGTTGACAATGACTTAGAAAAAGTAGAAGAATATGCCCAAATTGCGACTCATGCACTCCAAGCTAATACGATTGAAGAGCACGTCCTTAAATCGATCGGCATTCGCAACTTTGATTATGTGATCGTCAGCTTTGGCGACAATTTGCAGGAAAGCATTCTTACTACCCTGCTGCTCAAAGAAATGGGGGTTAAAAAAGTTTGGGTAAAAGCACAGAACGATTACCACCATCGCGTGCTTGAAAAAATTGGAGCCGACCGAATCATTCATCCTGAAAGGGACATGGCAAAACGAATCGCACATCACATTGTATCTGATAAGATATTAGATTTTATCGAACTCTCAAACGAATTCAGTATTGCTGAAATTAGAGCGACCACCAAAGTCGCCAATCACACATTAACAGAGCTTGATACACGCGCTAAGTTCGGGTGCAATATTGTGGCCATCAAGAATCCACAACAAATTATTGTTTCCCCTTCTGCGGATCAACAAATACAAGAAGATGATATTCTCGTCGTGATTGGGCATAACAAGGACATCGAGCGCTTTGAAAAGTTAGGGGTCTAG